The region AAGGCGCACCCGGAGTACGCGGACGCCCGGATCGTGGAGCGGCTGTGCGAACCGGAACGACAGCTCATGTTCCGGGTCCCATGGGTGGACGATCAGGGAACGGTGCAGGTCAACCGCGGTTTCCGGGTGGAGTTCAACAGCGCCCTGGGACCGTACAAGGGCGGCCTGCGGTTCCACCCGAGCGTCAATCTGGGCATCGTGAAGTTCCTCGGCTTCGAGCAGATCTTCAAGAACGCGCTGACCGGATTGTCCATCGGCGGCGGCAAGGGCGGGTCGGACTTCGACCCCAAGGGCCGCTCGGAAGCCGAGGTGATGCGGTTCTGCCAGTCCTTCATGACCGAGCTGTACCGCCACCTCGGCGAGCACACCGATGTGCCCGCCGGGGACATCGGAGTGGGCGGCCGTGAGATCGGCTACCTCTTCGGCCAGTACAAGCGGATCACCAATCGCTTCGAGGCCGGGGTGCTGACCGGCAAGCCGGTCGGCTGGGGCGGTTCACACGCCCGTACCGAGGCCACCGGCTACGGCACGGTCTTCTTCGCCCACGAAATGCTCGCCACCCGCGGTCAGGGCTTCGACGGGCGGCGGGTCGTGGTCTCCGGGTCGGGAAATGTCGCCCTCTACGCCATCGAGAAGGTCCACGCCCTGGGCGGTCTCGTGGTGGCCTGCTCCGACTCCTCCGGCTACCTGGTCGACGAGAACGGCATCGACCTGGCCCTGCTGAAGGAGATCAAGGAGGTGCGCCGCGCCCGGCTCTCCGCCTACGCCGAGGCGAAGCCGAGCGCGCGGTTCTCCGACCGGGGGTCGGTGTTCGACGTCCCGTGCGAGATCGCCCTGCCGTGCGCGACCCAGAACGAGCTGCACCAGCAGGACGCCGGCGCGCTGGTGAAGAACGGTGTGCTCGCCGTGGCCGAGGGCGCGAACATGCCGTGCACACCCGAGGCGGTCGAGGTGTTCCGCGGCGCGGGAGTCCTCTTCGGCCCGGGCAAGGCGGCCAACGCGGGCGGGGTCGCCACCTCCGCGCTGGAGATGCAGCAGAACGCCTCCCGCGACCGCTGGACCTTCGAGCGCACGGAGGACCAGCTCGCCGGCATCATGCGGCAGGTCCACGCCCAGTGCCGCGCCTCCGCCGAGATCTACGGAGGTGACGCCGAGGACTATGTGCTCGGCGCGAACACCGCGGGCTTCCGCCACGTCGCGGACGCGATGATGGCCCAGGGAGTCATCTGACCCGCGGCGCACAAGACGGCGCACACCGCGACGCACCCGAAAGCGCATCCGAAGACACACACGACGGCGCACACGAAGGCAACCTCCTGCACGCGAAGGCAATCCCGTCAGGGCTTGGGCTTGCCTTCGCGTGCGCTCCAACTCCTACTGTCCCCGGGCATGGAGACCACGGCGCACAACAGAACACTGGGCCGCAGCGGCATCGAGGTGAGCGCTCTCGGCTTCGGCTGCTGGGCCATCGGCGGTGAGTGGCAGTCCGCCGACGGGCAGCCCCTGGGGTGGGGCAAGGTCGACGACGAGGAGTCCGTACGGGCGATTCAGCGCGCACTCGACCTCGGCGTCACCTTCTTCGACACCGCCGACGCGTACGGCACCGGCCACAGCGAACGCCTGCTCGGCCGCGCCCTCGGCAAGCACCGCACCGACGTCGTCATCGCGACGAAATGGGGCAACCTCTTCGACGAGCGGACCCGCACCTGCGACGGGCAGGACGACTCCCCGGAACACCTGCGCCGCGCCCTGACCGCCTCACTGCGGCGCCTGAACAGCGACCACGTCGACCTGTACCAACTCCATATCTCCGACGCCGACCCCGAGCGCGCCGCCCAACTTCGCGACGCCTGCGAGGAGTTGGTGCGCGAGGGGCTGATCCGCGCGTACGCCTGGAGTACGGACGACCCCGCCCGGGCTGCCGTCTTCGCCCAGGGTCCGCACTGCGCGGCCGTCCAGCACCGCCTGAACATCCTCCAGGACGCGCCCGAACTCCTTGCCCTCTGCGCGGAGTCGAACCTCGCCAGCGTCAACCGCAGCCCCCTCGCCATGGGACTGCTCACCGGCAAACACACCGCCGGGCGCGCCCTGGACAGCGCGGACATCCGCAACGCGCCCCCCGCCTGGCTGCCGGGCTTCATCGCGAACACGGGCGCGGACCCGGCCTGGCTCCAGCGGGTCGACGCCCTGCGGTCCATCCTCACCAGCGACGGCCGCACCCTCGCCCAGGGCGCCCTCGCCTGGATCTGGGCCCGCAGCTCGCGG is a window of Streptomyces violaceusniger Tu 4113 DNA encoding:
- the gdhA gene encoding NADP-specific glutamate dehydrogenase, which produces MDVSAQIEAVYDTLRRRNPGEAEFHQAAHEVLHAIGPVLKAHPEYADARIVERLCEPERQLMFRVPWVDDQGTVQVNRGFRVEFNSALGPYKGGLRFHPSVNLGIVKFLGFEQIFKNALTGLSIGGGKGGSDFDPKGRSEAEVMRFCQSFMTELYRHLGEHTDVPAGDIGVGGREIGYLFGQYKRITNRFEAGVLTGKPVGWGGSHARTEATGYGTVFFAHEMLATRGQGFDGRRVVVSGSGNVALYAIEKVHALGGLVVACSDSSGYLVDENGIDLALLKEIKEVRRARLSAYAEAKPSARFSDRGSVFDVPCEIALPCATQNELHQQDAGALVKNGVLAVAEGANMPCTPEAVEVFRGAGVLFGPGKAANAGGVATSALEMQQNASRDRWTFERTEDQLAGIMRQVHAQCRASAEIYGGDAEDYVLGANTAGFRHVADAMMAQGVI
- a CDS encoding aldo/keto reductase; the encoded protein is METTAHNRTLGRSGIEVSALGFGCWAIGGEWQSADGQPLGWGKVDDEESVRAIQRALDLGVTFFDTADAYGTGHSERLLGRALGKHRTDVVIATKWGNLFDERTRTCDGQDDSPEHLRRALTASLRRLNSDHVDLYQLHISDADPERAAQLRDACEELVREGLIRAYAWSTDDPARAAVFAQGPHCAAVQHRLNILQDAPELLALCAESNLASVNRSPLAMGLLTGKHTAGRALDSADIRNAPPAWLPGFIANTGADPAWLQRVDALRSILTSDGRTLAQGALAWIWARSSRTIPIPGFRTVAQAEENAGALAKGPLTAGQMTDIDRILGR